The Nocardia sp. NBC_01503 sequence GGCTATCTCGCCGGGGTGCTCGACGGCGGCTCGATCCGCGAGCGCCTGCACCTGGCCGCACTCTGCGGTGCCTTCGCAGTGTCGGTGACCGGTGATTGGACGGGATTGCCGTTCCGGCACGAACTCGGCCTGCTCGACGGGGCGGATATTCAGCGTTGATCACGAAGGGAGAGACCATGAGTCGTCTGACGGACAAGGTCGCGGTGGTCACCGGCGCGGCCTCCGGAATCGGTGCGGCCAGCGCGCGACGCCTGGCGCACGAGGGTGCGACGGTCGTGATCGCCGATATCGACAGCACGCGGGGTGCGGAGGTCGCGGCCAAGATCCGCGCGGCGGGTGGTCGGGCCGAGTATGTATGGTGCGATGTCGCACAGGAGGATTCGTGGCGGGAGCTGCGCGAGCGGATCAATACCCGGTATGGAGCACTGGACTGCCTGTGCAGCAACGCTTCTCAACAGGCGGTCATACCGGCGCACGACCTCACCCGCACGCAGTGGGAGGACGGGCTCGCGGTCAATCTGACCCCGCTGTTTCTGGGTGTGCGCGCCTTCATCGACGATCTGCGCGCCCAGCGCGGCAATGTGGTGGCGATCTCCAGTGTGCACGCCCAGTTCGGGCTGCCCGGATATCCGGTCTACGCCGCCGCGAAGGGCGGCTTGACCGCGCTGGTGCGCCAGCTCGCGGTCGAGTACGGGTCCGCGCGGGTGCGGTTCAATGCCATCCTGCCCGGCCCCATCCTGACCCCGGTCTGGGACGACGTGGATGCCGAGGGCCTGCGGATGTCCGCTCGCGCAACGGCTTTGGACCGGCTGGGCGCACCCGAGGAGGTCGCGGCCGCGGTCGCCTTCCTGGCCTCGGACGACGCCTCGTTCATCACCGGCACCAATCTGGTCGTCGACGGCGGCTGGAGTGTACGAAAGGAGTCCCGGTGAAGATCACCGCGCTCACCACCTATCTGGTCGCGCCGCGCTGGTGTTTTCTGCGCATCGACACCGATGAGGGCATTACCGGGTGGGGCGAACCCGTGATCGAGGGGCGCGCGCATACCGTGGCCGCCGCGGTCGGCGAACTCGCCGACTATCTCATCGGCAAGGATCCGATGAGTATCGAGGCGCACTGGCAGGTGCTCACCAAGGGCGGTTTCTATCGCGGCGGGCCGATCCTGTCCAGCGCGGTGGCGGGTATCGATCAAGCCCTGTGGGATATCACCGGTAAGGCGCTCGGCGTGCCGGTATGGCAGTTGCTCGGCGGTGCGGTGCGCGATCGGGTCCGGGTGTACAGCTGGATCGGGGGTGATCGACCCGATGATGTCGCCGCGGCGGCGCTGGAGCGAAAAGAGCAGGGCTTCACCGCGATCAAGATGAACGGATCGGCTGAGCTGGAGGCGATCGACACCCCGCGCGCCACCACCGCGATCGTCGAGCGGGTCGCCGCGGTGCGGGCGGCCACCGGTGACGATTTCGATATCGCGGTCGACTTCCACGGTCGGCTCTCGGTCGCGATGGCGCGGCGGGTGCTGCCGCTACTGGAGCCGTATCTGCCGTTCTTCGTCGAGGAGCCGTTGGTACCCGAGGTGAGCGATCGAATCGGCGAGATCACCGCCGCTACGAGTATTCCCATCGCGACCGGCGAAAGACTGTACTCCCGTTGGGATTTCGCCACGGTGCTGGACCGCGGCATCGCGGTCGTGCAACCGGATCTCTCGCACGCGGGCGGTATTTCGGAGGTGCGGCGGATCGCCGCCCTCGCCGAGAGCCGCGATGTGGCGCTCGCCCCGCACTGCCCGCTCGGCCCCATCGCGCTGGCCGCCAGTCTGCAGGTGGGATTCTCGACACCCAACCTGCTGATCCAGGAGCAGAGTCTGGGCATCCACTACAACACCGGCTCCGATCTGCTCGACTATCTCGTCGATCCGGCCGTATTCGCCTACCGT is a genomic window containing:
- a CDS encoding SDR family NAD(P)-dependent oxidoreductase, translating into MSRLTDKVAVVTGAASGIGAASARRLAHEGATVVIADIDSTRGAEVAAKIRAAGGRAEYVWCDVAQEDSWRELRERINTRYGALDCLCSNASQQAVIPAHDLTRTQWEDGLAVNLTPLFLGVRAFIDDLRAQRGNVVAISSVHAQFGLPGYPVYAAAKGGLTALVRQLAVEYGSARVRFNAILPGPILTPVWDDVDAEGLRMSARATALDRLGAPEEVAAAVAFLASDDASFITGTNLVVDGGWSVRKESR
- the dgoD gene encoding galactonate dehydratase yields the protein MKITALTTYLVAPRWCFLRIDTDEGITGWGEPVIEGRAHTVAAAVGELADYLIGKDPMSIEAHWQVLTKGGFYRGGPILSSAVAGIDQALWDITGKALGVPVWQLLGGAVRDRVRVYSWIGGDRPDDVAAAALERKEQGFTAIKMNGSAELEAIDTPRATTAIVERVAAVRAATGDDFDIAVDFHGRLSVAMARRVLPLLEPYLPFFVEEPLVPEVSDRIGEITAATSIPIATGERLYSRWDFATVLDRGIAVVQPDLSHAGGISEVRRIAALAESRDVALAPHCPLGPIALAASLQVGFSTPNLLIQEQSLGIHYNTGSDLLDYLVDPAVFAYRDGYVDLPQAPGLGIEIDEKAVARAAEVGHGWRNPVWHRRDGAFAEW